A DNA window from Haliovirga abyssi contains the following coding sequences:
- the spoVG gene encoding septation regulator SpoVG, with the protein MNITDVRVRISRAEEEVKLKAYADVTFEDAFVIHGLKVIEGKNGLFVAMPSRRMPNGEFKDIAHPIKTDVRTSINEIVVKKYQDLVNVDVIAEA; encoded by the coding sequence ATGAACATTACTGATGTAAGAGTAAGAATTTCTAGAGCAGAAGAAGAGGTGAAATTAAAAGCATATGCTGATGTAACTTTTGAAGATGCATTCGTAATTCATGGTTTAAAGGTTATTGAAGGTAAAAATGGATTATTTGTAGCAATGCCATCAAGAAGGATGCCAAATGGAGAATTTAAAGATATTGCACATCCAATAAAAACAGATGTAAGAACATCAATAAACGAAATAGTTGTAAAAAAATATCAAGATTTAGTAAATGTAGATGTAATAGCAGAAGCTTAG
- the mfd gene encoding transcription-repair coupling factor: MNFEINLTDEEIYRGAVPFYLKNEKRAIYISSTIKNRDDFYFVLKDIFKGKVLKLDMKYNNKKEKEINNQQLLKLINSKKKFIVFLDINQALDSFYKNYRSLKLEIEKEYSLKKILNLLEENGYVKNYLIEKHGEYSLRGDILDIFLFKEDNPIRIEFFGDNIESIRYFDINTQKSIKNIKKIEIFFDLDRENEYGLLDLIDKKNVKLYLENADLINYRVEEKILLERENEDKIREKLEELYNNSDKINLKSFKNSEINQYKDYDKVMEISKDKKVTILTEEDKRLKEIFKKHKSIKIIEYPYFEGFELEKEIILTDRELKGIKVRRVEKRKEGVRFTDINQLKKDDYLIHSMYGVGIYLGIESINNKDYVKIKYADEDKLYVPVEHIERIEKFITEPGKVPEIYKLGKKGFNKKREKLKKEIIEFAKDLITIQAKREASIGYSFSKDTIWQEEFEEAFPYVETEGQLKAIEDIKADMESSKSMDRVVCGDVGYGKTEVAMRAIFKCVMDGKQVAMLAPTTVLVHQHYERFKERYKNFPVEIEMLSRLEKTKEQKEILKKLKDGKIDIIIGTHRLIQNDVKFSDLGVLVIDEEQKFGVRVKEKLKKYKSNIDVLTLTATPIPRTLNLSLMGIKDISVIETPPENRIPIDTIFIDKKRDLIRDSVLKEIARDGQVFYVYNRVKDMKEKVTELEKILPKYVKIDYINGQMEPKDIRDKIEKFENEEFNILVTTTIIENGIDIENANTIIIENYDRLGLSQIYQLRGRVGRGSRKAFCYLLKDENRKSTKKGEKKILSLNELEDFGSGLKLSMEDMKIRGSGEIIGEKQHGIMEFLGYDMYLKMLEYEMKRIKNEDIIPIEKVTLEIKENGYIPENYIKEEEKYRVYKRMIRVNSIKELKELKNEIIDRFGKMPIEVENLFDYFEIKILCALKNIISIKELKNGFYLEVDKNKIDLDKLDVLLLDNKVKYLQKEEKLFLSKENNLKEVLHQL, encoded by the coding sequence ATGAATTTTGAAATAAATCTAACAGATGAAGAGATATATAGAGGAGCAGTTCCTTTTTATTTAAAAAATGAAAAAAGGGCTATATATATATCATCTACAATAAAAAATAGAGATGATTTTTATTTTGTATTAAAAGATATTTTTAAAGGTAAAGTTTTAAAGTTAGATATGAAATATAATAATAAAAAAGAAAAAGAGATAAATAATCAGCAACTATTAAAATTAATTAATAGTAAAAAAAAGTTTATTGTATTTTTAGATATAAATCAAGCGTTAGACTCTTTTTATAAAAATTACAGATCATTAAAATTAGAAATTGAAAAAGAGTATAGTTTGAAAAAAATATTGAATTTATTAGAAGAAAATGGTTATGTTAAAAATTATCTAATAGAAAAACATGGAGAATATAGTTTAAGAGGAGATATATTAGATATATTTTTATTTAAAGAAGATAATCCCATTAGAATTGAATTTTTTGGAGATAATATAGAGAGTATTAGATATTTCGATATTAACACTCAAAAGTCTATAAAAAATATAAAAAAAATAGAAATATTTTTTGATTTAGATAGAGAAAATGAGTATGGTTTATTAGATTTAATAGATAAAAAAAATGTTAAATTATATTTAGAAAATGCAGATTTAATAAATTATAGAGTTGAAGAAAAGATTTTGTTAGAAAGAGAAAATGAAGATAAAATTAGAGAGAAATTAGAAGAACTTTATAATAATTCTGATAAAATTAATTTGAAAAGTTTTAAAAATAGTGAGATTAATCAATATAAAGATTATGATAAAGTAATGGAAATATCTAAAGATAAAAAAGTAACTATTTTAACAGAAGAAGACAAAAGATTAAAAGAGATATTTAAAAAACATAAAAGTATAAAAATTATAGAATATCCATATTTTGAAGGATTTGAATTAGAAAAAGAGATTATATTAACAGATAGAGAATTAAAAGGAATTAAAGTAAGAAGAGTTGAAAAAAGAAAAGAAGGAGTTAGATTTACAGATATAAATCAATTAAAAAAAGATGATTATTTAATACATTCTATGTATGGTGTAGGAATATATTTGGGAATAGAAAGCATAAATAATAAAGATTATGTAAAAATAAAATATGCTGATGAAGATAAACTATATGTACCAGTAGAGCATATAGAGAGAATAGAAAAATTCATAACAGAACCTGGGAAAGTACCTGAAATATATAAATTAGGAAAAAAAGGATTTAATAAAAAAAGAGAAAAATTAAAAAAAGAGATAATAGAATTTGCAAAAGATCTGATAACAATACAAGCGAAAAGAGAAGCAAGTATAGGTTATAGTTTTTCGAAAGATACTATTTGGCAAGAGGAGTTTGAAGAAGCATTTCCATATGTAGAAACAGAAGGTCAGCTAAAAGCCATAGAGGATATTAAAGCCGATATGGAGAGCAGTAAGAGTATGGATAGGGTTGTTTGTGGTGATGTAGGATATGGGAAAACAGAAGTAGCAATGAGAGCTATTTTTAAATGTGTAATGGATGGAAAGCAAGTAGCGATGTTGGCTCCAACTACTGTTTTAGTTCATCAGCATTATGAAAGATTTAAAGAAAGATATAAAAATTTTCCAGTAGAGATAGAGATGTTATCGAGATTAGAAAAAACTAAAGAACAAAAAGAGATATTAAAAAAACTAAAAGATGGAAAAATAGATATAATCATAGGGACACATAGATTAATACAAAATGATGTTAAATTTTCAGATTTAGGAGTTTTAGTAATAGATGAAGAACAAAAATTTGGGGTTAGAGTAAAAGAAAAATTAAAAAAATATAAATCGAATATAGATGTATTAACTTTGACAGCTACTCCAATTCCAAGAACTTTAAATTTATCACTTATGGGAATAAAAGATATTTCAGTAATAGAAACTCCACCAGAAAATAGAATTCCAATAGACACTATTTTTATAGATAAAAAGAGAGATTTAATAAGAGATTCTGTATTAAAAGAGATTGCAAGAGATGGACAGGTTTTTTATGTGTATAATAGAGTAAAAGATATGAAAGAAAAAGTAACTGAATTGGAAAAAATATTACCTAAATATGTAAAGATAGATTATATTAATGGACAAATGGAACCCAAAGATATACGAGATAAAATAGAAAAATTTGAGAATGAAGAATTTAATATTCTTGTAACTACAACTATTATAGAAAATGGAATAGATATAGAAAATGCAAATACTATAATAATAGAAAATTATGATAGACTAGGATTATCTCAAATATATCAATTGAGAGGAAGAGTAGGAAGAGGAAGTAGAAAAGCATTTTGTTATTTGTTAAAAGATGAAAATAGGAAATCTACTAAAAAAGGGGAAAAGAAAATTTTAAGTTTAAATGAATTAGAAGATTTTGGTTCAGGATTAAAATTGTCTATGGAAGATATGAAAATAAGAGGTTCTGGAGAGATAATAGGAGAGAAACAACATGGAATAATGGAATTTTTAGGATATGATATGTATCTTAAAATGTTGGAATATGAGATGAAAAGAATTAAAAACGAAGATATTATACCAATTGAGAAGGTGACGTTAGAAATAAAAGAAAATGGATATATTCCTGAAAATTATATAAAAGAAGAAGAAAAGTATAGAGTATATAAAAGAATGATAAGAGTAAATAGTATAAAAGAATTAAAAGAACTTAAAAATGAGATAATAGATAGATTTGGAAAAATGCCAATAGAAGTAGAAAATCTATTTGATTATTTTGAAATAAAAATTTTATGTGCTTTAAAAAACATAATTAGCATAAAAGAATTAAAAAATGGATTTTATTTAGAGGTTGATAAAAATAAAATTGATTTAGACAAATTAGATGTGCTATTATTAGATAACAAAGTAAAATATTTACAAAAAGAAGAAAAACTTTTTTTAAGTAAAGAAAATAATTTAAAAGAGGTTTTACATCAATTATAA
- a CDS encoding RNA-binding S4 domain-containing protein produces MRLDKFLKISRIIKRRTVAKNVAENEKIMINGKVKKPSTKVKVGDIIEVSYYDKIIKFKILEVPTRNVGKKDADKLIEIIIDPRKG; encoded by the coding sequence GTGAGATTGGATAAATTTTTAAAAATTTCAAGAATAATAAAAAGAAGAACTGTAGCAAAAAATGTAGCTGAAAATGAAAAAATTATGATAAACGGAAAAGTAAAAAAACCATCTACAAAGGTAAAAGTGGGAGATATTATAGAAGTTAGTTATTATGATAAAATTATAAAATTTAAAATATTAGAAGTGCCAACAAGAAATGTAGGAAAAAAAGATGCAGATAAATTAATAGAGATAATAATTGATCCACGAAAAGGATAA
- a CDS encoding S-layer homology domain-containing protein, producing the protein MKLKIFMILFVIINLLSYAKDDALYKDVSKEHWAYKAIENLVYKGVLTVDSDFFNGEQKITKYELAYYLSKVLNKLDDEKASKDDLLIIENLVYDFSKNLSDFGFNINKYTNKIKDLEKKLNLKTENETKNSKEIENLNLKIKKIESMIKTNNLKNTTSVSSNSTEKQFLSNSNYKLSLDYYISTGDINAKNYNSKYDSELKLYGNNYEFVMGKNSIDNNLVTKLKMDYDIIEKLKLQFYTKGYENKLYSSLGNIEYDNYDITNNEFNSYGLILKNDINIFNLEKNNSVLKIMDKVSTKYADIFLEYIPNEKENNLKYELLGKLSLIKILDDNLKLKLGYTKTNTTETNNMKIYNIIAEYSNFKIGYERKDGKAQFYNKISAETSYEVIKNGFIHYRMNYYDTILDTFINHYIIIENKIYGTNIYIGVNKKSIDEESFNIDTIQSNTTFVLDDFKKNQESTEIYGKIKYDFLKNLNFDIGYKNKKSNIENYNVLYLKLLYELNQNFKTYILYIKSDKDYIDNEKDFFNKDYNLNFDNEDKFIKNNKNGEIRIGMKIEF; encoded by the coding sequence ATGAAATTAAAGATATTTATGATCTTATTTGTAATAATAAATTTGCTTAGCTATGCTAAAGATGATGCACTATATAAAGATGTTAGTAAAGAGCATTGGGCGTATAAAGCAATAGAAAATTTAGTTTACAAAGGAGTTTTAACAGTTGACTCAGATTTTTTTAATGGAGAACAAAAAATAACAAAATATGAATTAGCATATTATTTATCAAAAGTTTTAAATAAATTAGATGATGAAAAAGCAAGTAAAGATGATCTGCTTATAATAGAAAATTTAGTATATGATTTTTCAAAAAATTTAAGTGATTTTGGATTTAACATAAATAAATATACAAATAAAATAAAAGATTTAGAAAAAAAATTAAATTTAAAAACAGAAAATGAAACAAAAAATAGTAAAGAGATAGAAAATCTAAATTTAAAAATAAAAAAAATAGAATCTATGATAAAAACAAATAACTTAAAAAATACAACTTCTGTAAGTTCGAATTCAACAGAAAAACAATTTTTATCTAATAGTAATTATAAATTATCATTAGATTATTATATATCAACCGGTGATATTAATGCAAAAAACTACAATTCAAAATATGATTCAGAATTAAAATTATATGGAAATAATTATGAATTTGTAATGGGAAAAAACAGTATTGATAATAATTTAGTAACAAAATTAAAAATGGATTATGATATTATAGAGAAATTAAAGCTTCAATTTTATACAAAAGGATATGAAAATAAATTATATTCATCATTAGGAAATATTGAATATGATAACTATGATATTACAAATAACGAATTTAATTCATATGGATTAATTTTAAAAAATGATATAAATATATTTAATTTAGAAAAAAATAATAGTGTATTAAAAATTATGGATAAAGTATCTACAAAATATGCAGATATATTTTTAGAGTATATTCCAAACGAAAAAGAGAATAATTTAAAGTATGAACTTTTGGGAAAATTATCATTGATAAAAATATTAGATGATAATTTAAAATTAAAATTAGGATATACAAAAACGAATACTACAGAGACAAACAATATGAAAATATATAATATAATTGCAGAATATTCAAATTTTAAAATTGGATATGAAAGAAAAGATGGGAAAGCACAATTTTATAATAAAATATCTGCTGAAACTTCATATGAAGTTATAAAAAACGGATTTATACATTATAGAATGAATTATTATGATACTATATTAGATACTTTTATAAATCATTATATAATAATAGAAAATAAAATTTATGGAACAAATATTTATATAGGTGTAAATAAAAAATCTATCGATGAAGAAAGTTTTAATATAGATACAATACAAAGTAATACAACATTTGTTTTAGATGATTTTAAAAAAAATCAAGAATCAACTGAAATATATGGTAAGATAAAATATGATTTTTTAAAAAATTTAAATTTTGATATAGGATATAAAAATAAAAAAAGCAATATAGAAAATTATAATGTATTATACTTAAAATTGTTGTATGAATTAAATCAAAATTTCAAAACATACATATTATATATAAAAAGTGATAAAGATTATATAGATAATGAAAAAGATTTTTTCAATAAAGATTATAATTTAAATTTTGATAATGAAGATAAATTTATAAAAAATAATAAAAACGGAGAGATAAGAATAGGGATGAAAATAGAGTTCTAG
- the ispE gene encoding 4-(cytidine 5'-diphospho)-2-C-methyl-D-erythritol kinase, protein MGTVSVESNAKINIGLNVLEKLENGYHRLEMIMVPINLYDRLEIKFSGELGELIISSNKKDIPTGKENIIYKIYNEFYKKIGIKKEKIEVNLIKNIPSQAGLGGGSSDGAFFLKELNCYYKNILKEEELLEIGLKIGADIPFFIINKPALVKGIGEKIEVINIIKNFDIILIKPDFGVSTKLAYENVLEQDNMKISNIKKIIKGLKNDNLKLIVDNIENNLQQNMYKKSKDIRDFEKKLKDILDVRFNMSGSGSCYYILARKDKSKNIELKLKKEFPSYFININEII, encoded by the coding sequence ATGGGGACAGTTTCAGTTGAAAGTAATGCTAAAATAAATATAGGATTAAATGTTTTGGAGAAATTGGAGAATGGTTATCACAGATTAGAGATGATAATGGTTCCAATAAATTTATATGATAGATTAGAAATTAAATTTAGCGGTGAGCTAGGTGAACTTATAATAAGTTCTAATAAAAAAGATATTCCTACTGGAAAAGAAAATATAATTTATAAAATATACAATGAATTTTATAAGAAAATAGGGATAAAAAAAGAAAAGATAGAAGTTAATTTAATAAAAAATATTCCATCACAAGCAGGTCTTGGGGGTGGAAGTAGTGATGGTGCATTTTTTTTAAAAGAGTTAAATTGTTATTATAAAAATATATTAAAAGAGGAAGAATTATTAGAAATAGGATTGAAAATAGGGGCAGATATACCTTTTTTCATAATAAATAAACCAGCATTAGTAAAAGGAATTGGAGAAAAAATAGAAGTTATAAATATAATTAAAAATTTTGATATTATTTTAATAAAACCTGATTTTGGAGTAAGTACAAAATTAGCATATGAAAATGTGTTAGAGCAAGATAATATGAAAATATCAAATATAAAAAAAATAATAAAAGGGTTAAAAAATGATAATTTAAAATTAATAGTAGATAACATAGAAAATAATTTACAACAAAATATGTATAAAAAATCTAAAGATATAAGAGATTTTGAAAAAAAATTAAAAGATATATTAGATGTGAGATTTAATATGTCTGGAAGTGGAAGCTGTTATTATATTTTGGCTAGAAAAGATAAAAGTAAAAATATAGAATTAAAATTAAAAAAAGAGTTTCCATCTTATTTTATAAATATTAATGAAATAATATAA
- the mazG gene encoding nucleoside triphosphate pyrophosphohydrolase, translating to MKKLQRVHKLKQKNNKSFETLIEIMEILRGPGVCPWDQEQTIESLKPYLIEETYEVLEAMSEEDHKLKDELGDLLLQIVFQSQIKKEINSFDVYDVIEAINEKLIRRHPHIFGNVKVKDSEEVLVNWDRIKKEEKSHKNRKSALDGIPKNLPSILKAYKIQHKAAKVGFDWENLEGALEKMDEEIEELKVEHKNQDKEKFENELGDVMFSLINVARLAKIDPDEALRKTIKKFTKRFRYIEDNTDIEKADLEAMEKLWEEAKSEIG from the coding sequence ATGAAAAAACTGCAAAGAGTTCACAAACTAAAACAAAAAAATAATAAAAGTTTTGAAACTTTAATAGAGATAATGGAAATATTAAGAGGTCCTGGGGTTTGTCCCTGGGACCAGGAACAAACTATTGAGAGCTTGAAGCCATATCTTATAGAAGAGACATATGAAGTGTTAGAAGCTATGTCAGAAGAGGACCATAAGCTAAAAGATGAGCTTGGGGATCTATTATTACAAATAGTATTTCAATCGCAAATAAAAAAAGAGATTAATAGTTTTGATGTATATGATGTGATAGAGGCTATTAATGAAAAATTAATAAGAAGACATCCACATATATTTGGAAATGTAAAAGTAAAAGATTCAGAAGAAGTTTTGGTGAATTGGGATAGAATAAAAAAAGAGGAAAAATCTCATAAAAATAGAAAATCTGCACTTGATGGAATTCCAAAAAATTTACCTTCAATATTAAAAGCATATAAAATTCAACATAAAGCAGCAAAAGTAGGATTTGATTGGGAAAATTTAGAAGGTGCACTTGAAAAAATGGATGAAGAGATAGAAGAATTAAAAGTAGAGCATAAAAATCAGGATAAAGAAAAATTTGAAAATGAGTTAGGAGATGTAATGTTTAGTCTAATAAATGTAGCAAGATTGGCTAAAATAGATCCTGATGAAGCTTTGAGAAAAACAATAAAAAAATTCACAAAAAGGTTTAGATATATAGAAGATAATACAGATATAGAAAAGGCTGATTTAGAAGCTATGGAAAAATTGTGGGAGGAAGCAAAAAGTGAGATTGGATAA
- a CDS encoding flagellar brake protein → MNIEDVIKIGNRIEIELPETKKGPYLTKIEDIDEKNDVHIGLPIEKGHVIPLRVGEMVRISEVKKDGVYGFSGKVVRRYLKPFSNFVLHYPEKIERLQRRNYVRIRMNVIATLKRKKENPENEEDKFEIIKGVSKNISGGGIYILVLNNLKMNDKFEIEFKLPNGVECKKIFGAIKRKDILEDDRGKRYGYGLEFVKINEKLRDRIISYLFKVQRDRRSKGIEL, encoded by the coding sequence ATGAATATAGAAGATGTTATAAAAATAGGAAATAGAATAGAGATAGAACTTCCTGAAACTAAAAAAGGTCCATATTTAACTAAAATAGAAGATATAGATGAAAAAAATGATGTTCATATAGGATTACCAATAGAAAAAGGACACGTTATTCCATTAAGAGTGGGAGAAATGGTTAGAATAAGTGAAGTGAAAAAAGATGGAGTTTATGGATTTTCAGGAAAAGTGGTAAGAAGATATTTAAAACCTTTTTCAAATTTTGTGTTGCATTATCCTGAGAAGATAGAAAGATTACAAAGAAGAAATTATGTAAGAATAAGAATGAATGTAATTGCTACCTTAAAAAGGAAAAAAGAAAATCCTGAAAATGAGGAAGATAAATTTGAAATAATAAAAGGAGTTTCTAAAAATATAAGTGGTGGTGGAATTTATATTTTAGTTTTAAATAATCTGAAAATGAATGATAAATTTGAAATAGAATTTAAATTACCTAATGGAGTGGAATGTAAAAAAATATTTGGAGCAATAAAACGAAAAGATATTCTTGAAGATGATAGAGGAAAAAGATATGGTTATGGTTTAGAATTTGTTAAGATAAATGAAAAATTAAGAGACAGAATAATTTCATATTTATTTAAAGTTCAAAGAGATAGAAGAAGTAAAGGTATAGAACTTTAA
- a CDS encoding peptidylprolyl isomerase, which produces MKKVVVSMLILAALVGGCNNPTANATKSKKAGNAVNVKKDNSKVLKKIGNDVITENDLKAEMDSIPAQYKAYYDNEKGRQQILDRLVEEKILKDVAIKQGLENDPEFVADLEKQKGRLLASYAVKRNVLDKVKATDAELKKEYEKNKEKYKQEGQVKARHILIKTTSKMTKDELAKAKAKAEKILKEALAGKTDFAELAKKYSEGPSGKTGGELGWFTKKKMVKSFADAAFKGEKGKVYPELVKSQFGYHIIQVEDKKAEGYKPFEEVKKSLEDKVSNDMRRTEYTKWIDNLKKEYLGVKKDEKTAKSSQTKTKK; this is translated from the coding sequence ATGAAAAAAGTAGTAGTAAGTATGTTAATATTAGCAGCATTAGTAGGAGGATGTAATAATCCTACGGCAAACGCCACAAAATCAAAAAAAGCAGGAAATGCAGTTAATGTAAAAAAAGACAATTCAAAAGTTTTGAAAAAAATTGGAAATGATGTAATAACAGAAAATGATTTAAAAGCTGAAATGGATAGTATTCCAGCCCAATACAAAGCTTATTATGATAATGAAAAAGGAAGACAACAAATATTAGATAGATTAGTTGAAGAAAAAATATTAAAAGATGTTGCAATAAAACAAGGATTAGAAAATGATCCAGAATTTGTAGCAGATTTAGAAAAACAAAAAGGTAGATTACTTGCAAGTTATGCAGTAAAAAGAAATGTTTTGGATAAAGTAAAAGCTACAGATGCAGAATTAAAAAAAGAGTATGAAAAAAACAAAGAAAAATATAAACAAGAAGGACAAGTAAAAGCAAGACATATATTAATAAAAACAACTTCAAAAATGACAAAAGATGAATTAGCAAAAGCCAAAGCAAAAGCTGAAAAAATATTAAAAGAAGCATTAGCAGGAAAAACAGATTTTGCAGAATTAGCAAAAAAATATTCTGAAGGACCATCTGGTAAAACTGGTGGAGAATTAGGTTGGTTTACAAAGAAAAAAATGGTAAAATCATTTGCAGATGCTGCATTTAAAGGAGAAAAAGGTAAAGTTTATCCTGAATTAGTAAAATCACAATTTGGATATCATATAATTCAAGTAGAAGATAAAAAAGCTGAAGGATATAAACCATTTGAAGAAGTGAAAAAATCTTTAGAAGATAAAGTTTCTAATGATATGAGAAGAACAGAATATACTAAATGGATAGATAATTTGAAAAAAGAATATTTAGGAGTTAAAAAAGATGAAAAAACTGCAAAGAGTTCACAAACTAAAACAAAAAAATAA